From the genome of Rhineura floridana isolate rRhiFlo1 chromosome 7, rRhiFlo1.hap2, whole genome shotgun sequence, one region includes:
- the LZTS2 gene encoding leucine zipper putative tumor suppressor 2 isoform X1 encodes MFSPKQRVEITYRASTVNIMAIVQTLPVSIESGCEGAAQLHASTCSSPAAMGSVSSLISGRPCNKATTEFGPFHLPGGAGSQEPLCHGLPTKKSSYTYTSEEDWAEAISPISPCSDAEELQDDKTRVGTIRGPPPKLVPVSGKLEKAMEKTLIRPTAFKPVMPKNRNSSLQGHLALRPGASVLSESQTSLAQLFGGNPAGSTEKHNSLSCRTSSHSGTTSDSGRNSLSSLPTYSTGCSQQMEPVNISMGHINLDSHGSSSSRGLTGPSNSDSGRSSSSKSTGSLSGRGHHSSDSGSCGGRSPVQSGADETLLVHELEEKLREREAELQHLRESLDENEVAICQVYEEKQRRCEEEMEELRQGYTAKLQQSAQKAQRSQQVLQLQIFQLQQEKKKLQEDFAQLLAERELLEKRCASFEREHTELGPRLEETKWEVCQKSGEISLLKQQLKESQAEVAQRGNELVVLRAQLREARAELQASEEQALGLQEVARTKALELEVCANELARRKSEAELLREKVGRLERELDGLRSAGGELCPLLAECDEAKAQRQAADTLQGLRAQAERLRAELLCERRRGEEQREAFHAERITWQGEKDRVIRYQKQLQHNYIQMYRHNRDLECQLRHLSLELEARDMDEYEMHGGEGICFEEIAATEI; translated from the exons ATGTTCTCCCCAAAACAAAGGGTCGAG ATCACGTACAGAGCCTCTACTGTGAACATCATGGCCATAGTGCAGACCCTGCCTGTCTCCATTGAGTCTGGCTGTGAAGGGGCTGCCCAGCTCCACGCTAGTACCTGCTCATCTCCTGCAGCCATGGGCAGCGTCAGCAGCCTAATTTCGGGTCGGCCTTGCAACAAAGCCACAACTGAGTTTGGCCCTTTCCATCTGCCTGGCGGTGCTGGTTCCCAAGAACCCCTGTGCCATGGACTTCCAACCAAGAAAAGCAGCTACACTTACACTAGCGAAGAAGATTGGGCTGAAGctatatctcccatcagcccctgcagtgATGCAGAGGAGCTGCAAGATGACAAGACCCGGGTTGGCACCATCCGTGGACCACCGCCCAAGTTGGTGCCTGTCTCAGGGAAACTTGAGAAG GCCATGGAGAAGACGCTTATCCGCCCGACAGCCTTCAAGCCCGTCATGCCCAAGAACCGCAATTCCTCCCTACAGGGGCACTTGGCACTGCGTCCTGGTGCCTCGGTGCTCTCCGAGAGCCAAACTAGTCTTGCTCAGCTCTTTGGGGGCAACCCTGCAGGCAGCACTGAGAAACACAACTCCCTGAGCTGCAGAACGAGCTCTCACTCTGGAACGACGTCAGACTCTGGACGCAACTCCCTCTCAAGCCTACCCACATACAGTACTGGTTGCAGCCAGCAGATGGAGCCAGTCAACATCTCCATGGGCCACATCAACCTCGACAGCCATGGCAGCAGCAGTTCACGGGGCCTCACTGGGCCTTCAAACTCTGACAGCGGTCGGTCGTCTTCAAGCAAGAGCACAGGTTCCCTGAGCGGCCGCGGGCATCATTCCTCTGACAGTGGCTCCTGTGGTGGACGTTCTCCTGTGCAGAGTGGTGCTGATGAAACCCTCCTTGTTCATGAACTCGAGGAGAAGCTGCGGGAGCGTGAAGCTGAACTGCAGCATCTGAGAGAGAGCTTGGATGAGAATGAAGTGGCCATATGCCAG GTGTACGAGGAGAAGCAGAGGCGCTGTGAAGAGGAGATGGAAGAGCTGCGGCAGGGCTACACTGCCAAGCTGCAGCAGTCAGCACAGAAGGCCCAGCGCAGCCAGCAGGTGCTGCAGCTCCAAATCTTCCAGCTGCAGCAGGAGAAGAAGAAACTGCAGGAAGACTTTGCACAGCTGCTGGCCGAGCGCGAGCTGCTGGAGAAACGCTGCGCCTCCTTTGAGCGAGAGCACACAGAGCTGGGGCCCCGCTTGGAAGAGACCAAGTGGGAG GTGTGCCAGAAGTCAGGCGAGATCTCACTACTGAAACAGCAACTGAAGGAATCCCAGGCAGAAGTGGCTCAGCGGGGCAATGAGCTGGTTGTGCTAAGGGCCCAGCTGAGGGAAGCACGGGCCGAGCTGCAGGCTAGTGAAGAGCAGGCCCTGGGCTTGCAGGAGGTGGCCCGCACCAAGGCATTGGAGCTTGAGGTGTGTGCCAACGAGTTGGCCAGGCGGAAGAGTGAGGCAGAGCTGCTGCGTGAGAAGGTGGGGCGGTTGGAACGTGAGTTGGATGGACTGCGGAGTGCAGGCGGGGAACTCTGCCCCCTGCTGGCTGAGTGTGATGAGGCAAAAGCCCAGCGGCAGGCAGCAGATACCTTGCAGGGCTTGCGTGCCCAGGCTGAACGCCTGCGGGCAGAGCTGTTGTGTGAGCGCCGCCGTGGCGAGGAGCAACGGGAAGCTTTCCATGCAGAGCGTATCACTTGGCAGGGCGAAAAGGACAGAGTCATCCGCTACCAGAAGCAGCTGCAGCACAATTATATCCAGATGTACCGGCACAATCGTGACTTGGAATGCCAACTGCGCCACCTCAGCCTCGAACTCGAGGCCCGGGACATGGATGAATATGAGATGCATGGGGGTGAAGGCATCTGCTTTGAGGAGATTGCCGCTACTGAGATCTGA
- the LZTS2 gene encoding leucine zipper putative tumor suppressor 2 isoform X2, which produces MAIVQTLPVSIESGCEGAAQLHASTCSSPAAMGSVSSLISGRPCNKATTEFGPFHLPGGAGSQEPLCHGLPTKKSSYTYTSEEDWAEAISPISPCSDAEELQDDKTRVGTIRGPPPKLVPVSGKLEKAMEKTLIRPTAFKPVMPKNRNSSLQGHLALRPGASVLSESQTSLAQLFGGNPAGSTEKHNSLSCRTSSHSGTTSDSGRNSLSSLPTYSTGCSQQMEPVNISMGHINLDSHGSSSSRGLTGPSNSDSGRSSSSKSTGSLSGRGHHSSDSGSCGGRSPVQSGADETLLVHELEEKLREREAELQHLRESLDENEVAICQVYEEKQRRCEEEMEELRQGYTAKLQQSAQKAQRSQQVLQLQIFQLQQEKKKLQEDFAQLLAERELLEKRCASFEREHTELGPRLEETKWEVCQKSGEISLLKQQLKESQAEVAQRGNELVVLRAQLREARAELQASEEQALGLQEVARTKALELEVCANELARRKSEAELLREKVGRLERELDGLRSAGGELCPLLAECDEAKAQRQAADTLQGLRAQAERLRAELLCERRRGEEQREAFHAERITWQGEKDRVIRYQKQLQHNYIQMYRHNRDLECQLRHLSLELEARDMDEYEMHGGEGICFEEIAATEI; this is translated from the exons ATGGCCATAGTGCAGACCCTGCCTGTCTCCATTGAGTCTGGCTGTGAAGGGGCTGCCCAGCTCCACGCTAGTACCTGCTCATCTCCTGCAGCCATGGGCAGCGTCAGCAGCCTAATTTCGGGTCGGCCTTGCAACAAAGCCACAACTGAGTTTGGCCCTTTCCATCTGCCTGGCGGTGCTGGTTCCCAAGAACCCCTGTGCCATGGACTTCCAACCAAGAAAAGCAGCTACACTTACACTAGCGAAGAAGATTGGGCTGAAGctatatctcccatcagcccctgcagtgATGCAGAGGAGCTGCAAGATGACAAGACCCGGGTTGGCACCATCCGTGGACCACCGCCCAAGTTGGTGCCTGTCTCAGGGAAACTTGAGAAG GCCATGGAGAAGACGCTTATCCGCCCGACAGCCTTCAAGCCCGTCATGCCCAAGAACCGCAATTCCTCCCTACAGGGGCACTTGGCACTGCGTCCTGGTGCCTCGGTGCTCTCCGAGAGCCAAACTAGTCTTGCTCAGCTCTTTGGGGGCAACCCTGCAGGCAGCACTGAGAAACACAACTCCCTGAGCTGCAGAACGAGCTCTCACTCTGGAACGACGTCAGACTCTGGACGCAACTCCCTCTCAAGCCTACCCACATACAGTACTGGTTGCAGCCAGCAGATGGAGCCAGTCAACATCTCCATGGGCCACATCAACCTCGACAGCCATGGCAGCAGCAGTTCACGGGGCCTCACTGGGCCTTCAAACTCTGACAGCGGTCGGTCGTCTTCAAGCAAGAGCACAGGTTCCCTGAGCGGCCGCGGGCATCATTCCTCTGACAGTGGCTCCTGTGGTGGACGTTCTCCTGTGCAGAGTGGTGCTGATGAAACCCTCCTTGTTCATGAACTCGAGGAGAAGCTGCGGGAGCGTGAAGCTGAACTGCAGCATCTGAGAGAGAGCTTGGATGAGAATGAAGTGGCCATATGCCAG GTGTACGAGGAGAAGCAGAGGCGCTGTGAAGAGGAGATGGAAGAGCTGCGGCAGGGCTACACTGCCAAGCTGCAGCAGTCAGCACAGAAGGCCCAGCGCAGCCAGCAGGTGCTGCAGCTCCAAATCTTCCAGCTGCAGCAGGAGAAGAAGAAACTGCAGGAAGACTTTGCACAGCTGCTGGCCGAGCGCGAGCTGCTGGAGAAACGCTGCGCCTCCTTTGAGCGAGAGCACACAGAGCTGGGGCCCCGCTTGGAAGAGACCAAGTGGGAG GTGTGCCAGAAGTCAGGCGAGATCTCACTACTGAAACAGCAACTGAAGGAATCCCAGGCAGAAGTGGCTCAGCGGGGCAATGAGCTGGTTGTGCTAAGGGCCCAGCTGAGGGAAGCACGGGCCGAGCTGCAGGCTAGTGAAGAGCAGGCCCTGGGCTTGCAGGAGGTGGCCCGCACCAAGGCATTGGAGCTTGAGGTGTGTGCCAACGAGTTGGCCAGGCGGAAGAGTGAGGCAGAGCTGCTGCGTGAGAAGGTGGGGCGGTTGGAACGTGAGTTGGATGGACTGCGGAGTGCAGGCGGGGAACTCTGCCCCCTGCTGGCTGAGTGTGATGAGGCAAAAGCCCAGCGGCAGGCAGCAGATACCTTGCAGGGCTTGCGTGCCCAGGCTGAACGCCTGCGGGCAGAGCTGTTGTGTGAGCGCCGCCGTGGCGAGGAGCAACGGGAAGCTTTCCATGCAGAGCGTATCACTTGGCAGGGCGAAAAGGACAGAGTCATCCGCTACCAGAAGCAGCTGCAGCACAATTATATCCAGATGTACCGGCACAATCGTGACTTGGAATGCCAACTGCGCCACCTCAGCCTCGAACTCGAGGCCCGGGACATGGATGAATATGAGATGCATGGGGGTGAAGGCATCTGCTTTGAGGAGATTGCCGCTACTGAGATCTGA